The DNA window AGGGACGTCTTCTCGAGGGCGTCGATCAGCTTGTCACTCTCGGTCGATCCCGCCCGCTTGATGGCATCGGCCAGCACCAGGATGCAGTCGTACCCCTCCAGACCGACATACGTGGGAGGCCGACCGTACCTGGCCTTGTACTTGTTCACGAAGGGCTCCGTCAGTTCCGAGAACTTCGCTTTCGGATGGTAGAGGGCCTGCCACACCAGGTACTGCCCCGCCTGACCGACGGTTTCCCAGATCTCCGGATACGCGGCGTCGGCGCCGCCCGCGAAGATGAGCGAGTTCGCGGTGGGCGCCAGCCCGATCTCTTTCGCCTGCTTGGTGACCAGGTAGCACGCCACGCCGGTGGTCATGTTGATGAGCAGGTCCGGTTTAAAAGGTTTCAGTTGCAGGAGTTGGGGAGTGAAGTCCTTGGCCGTGCGGTCAATCACCATACTCTTGTACTGGAGCCCCATCTCCTTGAAGGCCGGTTCGAGCAACTTGATGTTGCCGATCCCCCAGTCGCTGTCCTCCGCCACGATCGCGGGGCGCTGGAATCCCATCGCCTTCACGAACTCGACGATCTTCT is part of the Bacillota bacterium genome and encodes:
- a CDS encoding ABC transporter substrate-binding protein; translation: MKSLRAVSALLLVLVLLVAAGGCRQPAASQEQKTPAPETIKIGGIGPLSPPGTPALGEELKNAMTLAIEEINEAGGVLGKKLELTFEDSQGTPEKGQAAMEKLITKDQVVAVAGEGHSSAALAEMEVAKRNNVPFIIAEAWSDTLTAKGYRNVFRVTVNNTMFTQKIVEFVKAMGFQRPAIVAEDSDWGIGNIKLLEPAFKEMGLQYKSMVIDRTAKDFTPQLLQLKPFKPDLLINMTTGVACYLVTKQAKEIGLAPTANSLIFAGGADAAYPEIWETVGQAGQYLVWQALYHPKAKFSELTEPFVNKYKARYGRPPTYVGLEGYDCILVLADAIKRAGSTESDKLIDALEKTSL